A genomic window from Gossypium hirsutum isolate 1008001.06 chromosome D12, Gossypium_hirsutum_v2.1, whole genome shotgun sequence includes:
- the LOC107955110 gene encoding derlin-1 → MSTPAQYYQSLPPVSKFYGVACLMTTSALYLGLYDPWNIALSYQDVFKRFQVWRLITNFFFLGPFSPFFAIRLIMIARYGVLLERGPFDKRTADYVWMLMFGALSLLVMAAIPFLWTPFMAGSLVFMIVYVWSREFPNAQISIYGVVTLKGFYLPWALLALDLIFGASLMEDIIGMVAGHLYYFLTVIHPLAGGKYVLKTPLWVHKLVAYWGEGIQVNSPVQRDPSAGVAFRGRSYGLDGNRARTTTAPSEQNQTDNSARQPNSGEGVAFRGKSYRLSGH, encoded by the exons ATGTCTACACCAGCACA ATATTATCAATCGTTGCCGCCTGTGAGCAAGTTCTATGGAGTGGCCTGTTTGATGACCACCTCCGCCCTCTATCTTGGCCTTTATGATCCCTGGAACATAGCTCTCTCTTACCAAGATGTATTTAAACGTTTCCAG GTTTGGAGGCTCATCACCAACTTCTTCTTCCTTGGGCCATTTTCACCCTTTTTCGCCATCCGTCTTATAATGAT AGCAAGGTATGGTGTGTTACTAGAGAGAGGGCCTTTTGACAAGAGAACAGCAGACTATGTCTGGATGCTGATGTTTGGAGCACTGTCACTTTTG GTGATGGCTGCTATTCCATTTCTATGGACACCTTTCATGGCCGGTTCACTGGTTTTCATGATCGTCTACGTTTGGAGCCGTGAGTTCCCAAATGCACAAATTAGCATCTATGGTGTAGTAACATTGAAG GGATTTTATCTACCATGGGCATTGCTAGCTTTGGATCTAATATTTGGGGCTTCTTTAATGGAAGATATAATAGGAATGGTTGCAGGGCATCTTTATTACTTTCTAACAGTGATTCATCCTCTTGCTGGTGGCAAATACGTTCTCAAGACCCCTCTTTGGGT ACACAAACTAGTAGCGTACTGGGGGGAGGGAATCCAAGTTAATTCTCCAGTGCAGCGTGACCCTTCTGCCGGAGTTGCTTTCCGAGGAAGAAGCTACGGACTCGATGGTAATCGAGCAAGAACAACTACGGCGCCGTCAGAGCAGAACCAGACCGATAATTCAGCAAGGCAGCCTAATTCAGGCGAGGGCGTTGCATTTCGGGGGAAAAGTTACCGTCTTAGTGGGCATTAA
- the LOC107955111 gene encoding ceramide kinase isoform X2 has protein sequence MATKLTFSDVYAVEIIDSDVILESDLTLAAECFVGNGSHDSGMNHFMVHTFQKSKSQPCLWSLAVYKFGNKDLQTCQMWVNKINDSLSKEVGRPKNLLVFVHPMSGKGNGRRIWETVAPIFSRAKINTKVIVTQRAGHAFDVMTSATNEELNSYDGVLAVGGDGFFNEILNGFLSSRHKAPFPPIPSDFLDALGNNSNPLVNDPNGADSEIHNNIESDPLLSSSAHNESGFSHLRTNDGSHIEDQQIENPLPNQRLRFGIIPAGSTDAIVICTTGARDPITSALHIILGKKLCLDVAQVVRWKTTSTSKIEPCVRYAASFAGYGFYGDVITESEKYRWMGPKRYDYAGTKVFLKHRSYEAEVGYLEVESEKDSSILDGSRMLSRVRSLKRKKSERNICQANCDVCNTKPVYSSTRSPPAISSPEARWLKSKGRFLSVGAAIMSNRNERAPDGLVADAHLSDGFLHLLLIKDCPHALYLWHLTQLARKGGNPLNFDFVEHHKTPAFTFTSIGKESIWNLDGELFQAHKLSAQVFRGLICLFASGPEV, from the exons ATGGCAACGAAGCTAACATTCTCTGATGTCTATGCCGTAGAGATAATAGACAGTGATGTGATTCTAGAATCAGATCTCACACTTGCTGCAGAGTGTTTCGTGGGGAATGGATCTCATGATTCTggg ATGAACCACTTTATGGTGCATACTTTTCAAAAGTCTAAGTCACAGCCTTGCCTTTGGAGCTTGGCGGTTTACAAATTTGGTAACAAGGACTTGCAGACATGTCAAATGTGGGTGAATAAAATTAATGATTCTCTTAGTAAGGAAGTTGGGAGACCAAAGAATCTTCTG GTATTTGTTCATCCAATGAGTGGGAAAGGGAATGGACGGAGGATCTGGGAAACCGTTGCTCCTATATTCTCACGTGCTAAAATAAACACAAAG GTGATAGTAACACAGAGGGCAGGGCATGCATTTGATGTGATGACATCCGCCACAAATGAAGAGCTGAATTCATATGATGGTGTTCTAGCTGTT GGTGGTGATGGTTTCTTCAATGAAATCCTTAACGGGTTTCTTTCTTCAAGGCATAAAGCTCCTTTCCCTCCTATCCCTTCAGATTTTCTTGATGCTCTGGGGAATAACAGCAACCCCTTAGTTAATGATCCAAATGGAGCAGATTCTGAGATTCATAACAACATAGAGAGTGATCCTCTTCTCTCAAGTTCGGCTCATAATGAATCAGGATTCTCTCATTTGA GAACTAATGATGGTTCTCACATTGAAG ATCAACAAATTGAGAATCCACTCCCTAACCAAAGGCTTAGATTTGGAATAATTCCTGCAGGTTCAACAGATGCTATTGTTATATG CACCACTGGTGCTCGAGATCCTATAACGTCTGCACTGCACATTATCCTGGGTAAAAAGTTGTGCCTTGATGTTGCTCAAGTTGTAAGATGGAAAACTACATCTACCTCAAAGATTGAACCTTGTGTACGCTATGCGGCTTCTTTTGCTGG GTATGGATTTTATGGAGATGTCATTACAGAGAGTGAAAAATACCGCTGGATGGGCCCCAAACGTTATGATTATGCGGGAACTAAAGTGTTTTTGAAACACAG GTCATATGAAGCAGAAGTAGGATACCTGGAAGTTGAATCAGAAAAAGATAGTTCAATTTTAGATGGAAGTAGGATGCTTAGTAGGGTGCGGAGCTTGAAACGAAAAAAATCTGAAAGAAATATTTGCCAAGCTAATTGCGATGTGTGTAATACAAAGCCAGTTTATTCTTCAACAAGAAGCCCGCCTGCAATAAGTTCGCCAGAAGCAAGATGGTTGAAATCTAAAGGGCGTTTTCTTAGTGTTGGGGCTGCCATAATGTCTAACCGAAATGAAAGGGCACCTGACGGTTTAGTGGCTGATGCACACCTTTCAGATGGTTTCCTACATCTTTTATTAATTAAAGACTGCCCTCATGCATTATATCTCTG GCATCTTACGCAGCTGGCAAGGAAAGGCGGAAACCCCCTGAATTTCGACTTTGTGGAACATCATAAG ACCCCGGCATTTACATTCACTTCAATCGGCAAAGAGAGTATCTGGAATCTGGATGGTGAGCTTTTTCAAGCACATAAACTTTCAGCGCAAGTATTTCGGGGCCTTATTTGCTTATTCGCATCTGGTCCTGAAGTTTAG
- the LOC107955111 gene encoding ceramide kinase isoform X1 encodes MEINGSVYNSGNISQRNVDAEGQTSVLSSNLFLDHVGEVTLTLNSDGLSWKSLYSLDNDGSTCLGIKFLPRVATKMATKLTFSDVYAVEIIDSDVILESDLTLAAECFVGNGSHDSGMNHFMVHTFQKSKSQPCLWSLAVYKFGNKDLQTCQMWVNKINDSLSKEVGRPKNLLVFVHPMSGKGNGRRIWETVAPIFSRAKINTKVIVTQRAGHAFDVMTSATNEELNSYDGVLAVGGDGFFNEILNGFLSSRHKAPFPPIPSDFLDALGNNSNPLVNDPNGADSEIHNNIESDPLLSSSAHNESGFSHLRTNDGSHIEDQQIENPLPNQRLRFGIIPAGSTDAIVICTTGARDPITSALHIILGKKLCLDVAQVVRWKTTSTSKIEPCVRYAASFAGYGFYGDVITESEKYRWMGPKRYDYAGTKVFLKHRSYEAEVGYLEVESEKDSSILDGSRMLSRVRSLKRKKSERNICQANCDVCNTKPVYSSTRSPPAISSPEARWLKSKGRFLSVGAAIMSNRNERAPDGLVADAHLSDGFLHLLLIKDCPHALYLWHLTQLARKGGNPLNFDFVEHHKTPAFTFTSIGKESIWNLDGELFQAHKLSAQVFRGLICLFASGPEV; translated from the exons ATGGAAATAAATGGAAGTGTTTATAATTCTGGGAATATATCCCAACGAAATGTCGACGCTGAGGGTCAAACATCCGTTTTGAGTTCGAATTTGTTCTTGGATCACGTTGGAGAGGTTACTCTTACTCTTAATTCAGATGGTTTGTCTTGGAAATCGCTTTATTCCTTGGATAAT GATGGATCAACATGTTTGGGAATTAAATTTCTTCCTAGAGTGGCAACTAAAATGGCAACGAAGCTAACATTCTCTGATGTCTATGCCGTAGAGATAATAGACAGTGATGTGATTCTAGAATCAGATCTCACACTTGCTGCAGAGTGTTTCGTGGGGAATGGATCTCATGATTCTggg ATGAACCACTTTATGGTGCATACTTTTCAAAAGTCTAAGTCACAGCCTTGCCTTTGGAGCTTGGCGGTTTACAAATTTGGTAACAAGGACTTGCAGACATGTCAAATGTGGGTGAATAAAATTAATGATTCTCTTAGTAAGGAAGTTGGGAGACCAAAGAATCTTCTG GTATTTGTTCATCCAATGAGTGGGAAAGGGAATGGACGGAGGATCTGGGAAACCGTTGCTCCTATATTCTCACGTGCTAAAATAAACACAAAG GTGATAGTAACACAGAGGGCAGGGCATGCATTTGATGTGATGACATCCGCCACAAATGAAGAGCTGAATTCATATGATGGTGTTCTAGCTGTT GGTGGTGATGGTTTCTTCAATGAAATCCTTAACGGGTTTCTTTCTTCAAGGCATAAAGCTCCTTTCCCTCCTATCCCTTCAGATTTTCTTGATGCTCTGGGGAATAACAGCAACCCCTTAGTTAATGATCCAAATGGAGCAGATTCTGAGATTCATAACAACATAGAGAGTGATCCTCTTCTCTCAAGTTCGGCTCATAATGAATCAGGATTCTCTCATTTGA GAACTAATGATGGTTCTCACATTGAAG ATCAACAAATTGAGAATCCACTCCCTAACCAAAGGCTTAGATTTGGAATAATTCCTGCAGGTTCAACAGATGCTATTGTTATATG CACCACTGGTGCTCGAGATCCTATAACGTCTGCACTGCACATTATCCTGGGTAAAAAGTTGTGCCTTGATGTTGCTCAAGTTGTAAGATGGAAAACTACATCTACCTCAAAGATTGAACCTTGTGTACGCTATGCGGCTTCTTTTGCTGG GTATGGATTTTATGGAGATGTCATTACAGAGAGTGAAAAATACCGCTGGATGGGCCCCAAACGTTATGATTATGCGGGAACTAAAGTGTTTTTGAAACACAG GTCATATGAAGCAGAAGTAGGATACCTGGAAGTTGAATCAGAAAAAGATAGTTCAATTTTAGATGGAAGTAGGATGCTTAGTAGGGTGCGGAGCTTGAAACGAAAAAAATCTGAAAGAAATATTTGCCAAGCTAATTGCGATGTGTGTAATACAAAGCCAGTTTATTCTTCAACAAGAAGCCCGCCTGCAATAAGTTCGCCAGAAGCAAGATGGTTGAAATCTAAAGGGCGTTTTCTTAGTGTTGGGGCTGCCATAATGTCTAACCGAAATGAAAGGGCACCTGACGGTTTAGTGGCTGATGCACACCTTTCAGATGGTTTCCTACATCTTTTATTAATTAAAGACTGCCCTCATGCATTATATCTCTG GCATCTTACGCAGCTGGCAAGGAAAGGCGGAAACCCCCTGAATTTCGACTTTGTGGAACATCATAAG ACCCCGGCATTTACATTCACTTCAATCGGCAAAGAGAGTATCTGGAATCTGGATGGTGAGCTTTTTCAAGCACATAAACTTTCAGCGCAAGTATTTCGGGGCCTTATTTGCTTATTCGCATCTGGTCCTGAAGTTTAG
- the LOC107955112 gene encoding probable isoaspartyl peptidase/L-asparaginase 3 isoform X1, giving the protein MFVEPAIENIIFNYSEFLMAPTNLIIAPLFLFTLFSLVRVQEGVEDSGKYPIVVSTWPFLEAVRAAWEAVDKRFNAVDAVVEGCSACEELRCDGTVGPGGSPDENGETTIDALLMNGATMEVGAVASMRYVKDGIKAARLVMQHTKHTMLVGERASIFAISMGLPGPTNLSSSESMDKWTRWKENNCQPNFRKNVVPVDSCGPFQPKDNLGHNKGICSEANSIGTIESRTCLVGPHSHDTISMAVIDKMGHVAVGTSTNGATFKISGRVGDGPIAGSAAYADDGVGACGATGDGDIMMRFLPCYQVVESMRQGMEPELAAKDAISRIARKFPDFMGAVVAINKDGVHAGACHGWTFQYSVRSPDMDDVKVFTVLP; this is encoded by the exons ATGTTCGTTGAACCTGCGATCGAAAACATCATCTTCAACTATTCTGAATTTCTGATGGCTCCTACAAACCTCATTATCGCACCTCTCTTCCTCTTCACCTTGTTTTCCTTG GTGAGAGTACAAGAAGGGGTTGAGGATTCAGGGAAGTACCCAATAGTGGTGAGCACATGGCCTTTCCTGGAGGCTGTGAGAGCTGCGTGGGAAGCGGTTGATAAAAGGTTCAATGCTGTTGATGCGGTGGTGGAGGGTTGTTCCGCTTGCGAGGAATTGAGGTGTGATGGTACAG TGGGTCCTGGTGGAAGTCCGGACGAGAATGGAGAAACTACAATTGATGCATTGCTTATGAATGGG GCCACAATGGAGGTTGGAGCTGTTGCTTCTATGAGGTATGTGAAGGATGGCATTAAAGCTGCAAGATTAGTCATGCAACATACTAAACACACAATGCTTGTTGGTGAACGAGCATCCATCTTTGCGATTTCAATGGGTCTTCCTGGACCCACAAACCTCAGTTCATCAGAGTCTATGGATAAATGGACAAGATGGAAAGAAAACAACTGTCAACCTAATTTTCGGAAAAATGTTGTACCTGTTGATAGCTGTGGCCCTTTTCAGCCTAAGGATAACCTGGGGCATAATAAGGGGATTTGTTCTGAAGCCAATTCAATAGGAACTATTGAATCCAGGACATGTCTTGTCGGTCCTCATAGCCATGACACGATTTCAATGGCTGTTATCGATAAA ATGGGACATGTGGCTGTTGGTACATCAACAAATGGTGCAACCTTTAAGATCTCTGGCAG GGTGGGTGATGGACCTATTGCTGGATCTGCTGCATACGCTGATGATGGGGTTGGTGCTTGTGGTGCGACTGGAGATGGTGACATCATGATGCGCTTCCTTCCATG CTATCAAGTTGTAGAGAGCATGAGACAAGGAATGGAACCAGAGCTTGCGGCCAAGGATGCAATATCACGAATTGCAAGAAAATTTCCTGATTTTATGGGAGCTGTTGTTGCTATCAATAAGGATGGTGTACACGCCGGCGCATGTCACGGGTGGACATTTCAATACTCAGTCAGAAGCCCAGATATGGACGACGTAAAGGTTTTCACAGTGCTGCCTTGA
- the LOC107955112 gene encoding probable isoaspartyl peptidase/L-asparaginase 3 isoform X2 → MEVGAVASMRYVKDGIKAARLVMQHTKHTMLVGERASIFAISMGLPGPTNLSSSESMDKWTRWKENNCQPNFRKNVVPVDSCGPFQPKDNLGHNKGICSEANSIGTIESRTCLVGPHSHDTISMAVIDKMGHVAVGTSTNGATFKISGRVGDGPIAGSAAYADDGVGACGATGDGDIMMRFLPCYQVVESMRQGMEPELAAKDAISRIARKFPDFMGAVVAINKDGVHAGACHGWTFQYSVRSPDMDDVKVFTVLP, encoded by the exons ATGGAGGTTGGAGCTGTTGCTTCTATGAGGTATGTGAAGGATGGCATTAAAGCTGCAAGATTAGTCATGCAACATACTAAACACACAATGCTTGTTGGTGAACGAGCATCCATCTTTGCGATTTCAATGGGTCTTCCTGGACCCACAAACCTCAGTTCATCAGAGTCTATGGATAAATGGACAAGATGGAAAGAAAACAACTGTCAACCTAATTTTCGGAAAAATGTTGTACCTGTTGATAGCTGTGGCCCTTTTCAGCCTAAGGATAACCTGGGGCATAATAAGGGGATTTGTTCTGAAGCCAATTCAATAGGAACTATTGAATCCAGGACATGTCTTGTCGGTCCTCATAGCCATGACACGATTTCAATGGCTGTTATCGATAAA ATGGGACATGTGGCTGTTGGTACATCAACAAATGGTGCAACCTTTAAGATCTCTGGCAG GGTGGGTGATGGACCTATTGCTGGATCTGCTGCATACGCTGATGATGGGGTTGGTGCTTGTGGTGCGACTGGAGATGGTGACATCATGATGCGCTTCCTTCCATG CTATCAAGTTGTAGAGAGCATGAGACAAGGAATGGAACCAGAGCTTGCGGCCAAGGATGCAATATCACGAATTGCAAGAAAATTTCCTGATTTTATGGGAGCTGTTGTTGCTATCAATAAGGATGGTGTACACGCCGGCGCATGTCACGGGTGGACATTTCAATACTCAGTCAGAAGCCCAGATATGGACGACGTAAAGGTTTTCACAGTGCTGCCTTGA
- the LOC107955113 gene encoding uncharacterized Rho GTPase-activating protein At5g61530 encodes MPSAVSQQWQEKATGFFSSSGVKLKEASQTAGTFVGEVAKDAKGNVTDVAERVGSMVKSRWAFLRQPATRHAVQESLISAAATTGTFLRKGITGTKDRVVVGKTKVEEVAKKTAQKSKTILTDIERWQKGVASTDVFGVPIEVTVQRQQAIKPIPLILVKCADYLILSGINSQYLFKAEGDKKVIEQLVSAYNQDFNASIPEGVNPIDVAALAKYYIASLPEPLTTFELYDEIKSARSSIHAMRNVLKMLPSVNYMTLEFITALLLRVSQKSVLNKMDARSLALEMAPVIMWQKDRKPESYRKYWSHPLKSPSKGSMDSTPTYSAWDMLEDDGEDMDASSHIPLDDGIPVDFGAIEVIQCLIEQHNPIFTDANETVWR; translated from the exons ATGCCTTCAGCCGTATCGCAGCAGTGGCAAGAGAAGGCGACTGGTTTTTTTTCTTCCTCAG GGGTGAAGCTGAAGGAAGCTAGCCAAACCGCTGGTACGTTTGTTGGAGAAGTTGCAAAGGATGCCAAAGGCAACGTCACTGACGTGGCGGAACGAGTTGGTTCCATGGTCAAAAGCCGATGGGCGTTTCTCCGGCAGCCAGCGACAAGACATGCTGTGCAAGAGAGTCTTATATCGGCTGCTGCAACGACCGGAACCTTTTTGAGGAAAGGCATCACCGGGACTAAAGACAGGGTCGTTGTTGGGAAAACAAAAGTTGAAGAg GTGGCAAAAAAGACTGCACAGAAAAGCAAGACAATTTTGACAGATATAGAACGATGGCAGAAG GGTGTTGCCAGCACTGATG TATTTGGAGTTCCTATTGAGGTTACTGTGCAGCGGCAGCAAGCCATCAAGCCCATCCCTCTTATATTGGTGAAATGTGCAGATTATCTCATATTATCAG gTATAAATTCTCAATACTTGTTTAAAGCTGAAGGAGATAAGAAGGTCATTGAGCAATTGGTTTCTGCATACAACCAAG ATTTTAATGCCTCCATACCAGAGGGTGTGAATCCAATTGATGTAGCAGCTCTAGCCAAATATTATATTGCTAGTCTTCCTGAGCCATTGACCACCTTTGAGCTTTATGATGAGATCAAAAGTGCCCGTTCTAGCATACATGCTATGAGGAATGTACTGAAAATGCTTCCTAGTGTAAATTACATGACTCTTGAGTTCATCACTGCATTGCTGCTTCGTGTTAGCCAGAAATCAGTCCTTAACAAG ATGGATGCACGAAGCCTTGCCTTGGAAATGGCCCCTGTTATTATGTGGCAGAAGGATAGAAAACCAGAATCTTATAGGAAATACTGGAGTCATCCACTCAAAAGTCCTTCTAAGGGTAGCATGGATTCAACCCCTACTTATAGTGCATGGGACATGCTTGAAG ATGATGGAGAAGATATGGATGCTTCCTCCCACATTCCTTTGGATGATGGTATCCCGGTTGATTTTGGTGCCATTGAGGTCATTCAATGCCTCATAGAACAACACAATCCCATATTTACAGACGCTAATGAGACAGTCTGGAGATGA